A region from the Desulfobacterales bacterium genome encodes:
- a CDS encoding electron transfer flavoprotein subunit alpha/FixB family protein, which produces MAQQIFAYIVHKDGVPDDSAMELAAAAKKIDAGAALTAIVMGSGDNVDKVANAVASAYSEVWKVNKAEVAYPNAEIIRGMLVNMLPKGSIVLVPHVTFGMDLSPGLSVKLDTAYVADVVGIDGVSGSSLKIVRQEYSGQVSTHVECDISAGAVINVRGGCFKPEEANAGGKVVDKTADAGSVTAKRRFLEVVKGEVGEVDITKADVLVSVGRGIGEQDNLEIIRDLAKAMGAEVSCSRPIVDAKWLEKPRQVGTSGQTVKPKVYMALGISGSFQHLGGIKGSPFMVAINKNSKAPIFQVADVGVVADMLEFIPELTDKINDMK; this is translated from the coding sequence ATGGCTCAACAGATTTTTGCATATATAGTCCATAAGGACGGAGTTCCTGATGATTCTGCAATGGAACTCGCTGCCGCAGCAAAAAAAATTGACGCAGGCGCAGCCCTTACAGCAATCGTAATGGGCAGTGGTGACAATGTTGATAAAGTAGCAAATGCAGTTGCTTCTGCATATAGCGAAGTATGGAAAGTTAATAAAGCCGAAGTTGCTTATCCTAACGCTGAAATTATTAGAGGCATGCTTGTTAATATGCTCCCAAAAGGAAGCATTGTTCTTGTTCCTCATGTTACTTTTGGTATGGATTTATCCCCAGGCCTTTCAGTAAAACTTGATACAGCTTATGTTGCAGACGTTGTAGGTATTGACGGCGTTTCTGGAAGCTCTCTTAAAATCGTTCGTCAAGAATACAGTGGTCAAGTAAGTACCCATGTTGAATGTGATATTTCCGCAGGAGCTGTTATAAATGTTAGAGGCGGCTGCTTTAAGCCTGAAGAAGCTAATGCAGGCGGAAAAGTGGTTGATAAAACAGCAGATGCTGGCTCCGTAACTGCTAAAAGACGTTTCCTTGAAGTTGTTAAAGGAGAAGTTGGCGAAGTTGATATTACTAAAGCTGACGTTCTTGTTTCTGTTGGAAGAGGTATTGGAGAACAGGATAATCTTGAAATTATTCGGGATCTTGCAAAAGCTATGGGCGCTGAAGTTTCATGCTCAAGGCCTATTGTTGATGCTAAATGGCTTGAAAAACCACGTCAGGTTGGAACATCCGGTCAGACCGTTAAACCAAAAGTTTATATGGCTTTAGGTATAAGCGGTTCATTCCAGCATCTTGGTGGAATTAAAGGCTCTCCTTTTATGGTAGCAATTAATAAAAATTCAAAAGCTCCTATATTCCAAGTTGCTGACGTTGGAGTTGTTGCTGATATGCTCGAATTTATTCCAGAATTAACAGACAAAATTAATGATATGAAATAA
- a CDS encoding electron transfer flavoprotein subunit beta/FixA family protein has translation MEILVCVKRVPDTSENEIEVNKDGTDIKRDDLVYSVNEWDNYAVEEAIQIVDRVGGSVTVVTVGDSDSEEILRREMAMGANNGILLSDDAFATTDGKGIATILKAIVQKGKYDLILTGAQADDGAGQVGGMLAAMLDMPYASLVNKIEDLDGKLKVGREIEGGNQEMNEIDLPCVLSIQTGINEPRYVGIRGIRKVASVDIPVHGLSDLGISADAIKAKVKRLDYFVPELGKGAEILEGSNDEIIEKLIELLKSKGGIK, from the coding sequence ATGGAAATTTTGGTTTGTGTGAAAAGAGTACCCGATACCTCTGAAAACGAAATAGAGGTTAATAAAGACGGTACCGATATTAAACGAGATGACCTTGTTTATTCGGTAAATGAATGGGATAACTATGCTGTTGAAGAAGCCATTCAGATTGTAGACAGGGTTGGCGGTTCTGTAACAGTTGTAACAGTTGGTGATAGTGATTCTGAAGAAATACTCAGAAGAGAAATGGCTATGGGTGCTAACAATGGTATTTTACTTTCAGATGATGCATTTGCAACAACTGATGGTAAAGGTATTGCAACCATATTAAAAGCCATTGTGCAAAAAGGTAAATATGACCTTATTCTTACAGGTGCTCAAGCTGACGATGGAGCTGGTCAAGTCGGTGGAATGCTTGCAGCAATGCTTGATATGCCTTATGCTTCCCTTGTTAATAAAATTGAAGACCTCGACGGTAAACTTAAGGTTGGAAGGGAAATTGAAGGTGGAAATCAAGAAATGAACGAAATTGACCTTCCATGTGTTCTTTCTATCCAGACTGGTATAAATGAACCAAGATATGTAGGTATAAGAGGAATCAGAAAAGTAGCTTCTGTTGATATTCCTGTTCATGGACTTTCTGATTTAGGAATTTCTGCCGATGCTATTAAAGCAAAAGTTAAAAGATTAGATTATTTTGTTCCTGAACTTGGTAAAGGCGCAGAAATCCTCGAAGGTAGTAATGATGAGATCATTGAAAAACTGATCGAACTCTTAAAAAGCAAAGGAGGTATAAAATAA